A genomic region of bacterium contains the following coding sequences:
- the tsf gene encoding translation elongation factor Ts, whose product MTEISAQLVRELRDKTNAGMMDCKKALQESSGDLDKAIEYLRKKGLKDISKRATKDAREGTVHTYLHTGGRVGVMLELNCETDFVARNAEFTELANAVAMHVAWAKPRFLDRESVPANVIAKESEIFRSQLKPEQEKMADKIVTGRLEKFFTENCLVEQLDARDPQGKRTIGSMLNEHSAKVGEKVVLRRFIRFELGEELEATTGEKSSAQ is encoded by the coding sequence ATGACTGAAATTAGTGCACAACTAGTTCGTGAATTAAGAGATAAAACTAACGCGGGCATGATGGATTGTAAAAAGGCACTCCAAGAAAGCTCCGGCGACCTCGATAAGGCAATCGAGTATCTACGTAAGAAAGGACTAAAGGATATTTCTAAACGCGCTACGAAAGATGCACGCGAGGGCACTGTGCATACATATTTGCATACTGGCGGCCGCGTTGGGGTAATGCTTGAACTCAACTGCGAAACAGATTTCGTAGCACGTAATGCCGAGTTCACAGAACTTGCTAATGCTGTGGCCATGCACGTTGCCTGGGCAAAACCACGCTTTCTCGACCGTGAATCAGTGCCCGCCAACGTAATTGCCAAGGAGTCAGAAATTTTTCGCAGTCAACTTAAGCCAGAACAAGAAAAAATGGCTGATAAAATTGTGACTGGTCGACTAGAAAAGTTTTTCACAGAAAATTGTTTAGTCGAGCAACTTGATGCGCGTGATCCGCAAGGCAAACGCACAATCGGCTCCATGCTCAATGAGCATAGCGCAAAAGTTGGAGAAAAAGTTGTGCTACGCCGCTTCATACGTTTTGAGCTTGGAGAGGAACTCGAGGCAACTACGGGCGAGAAATCAAGCGCTCAATAG
- the rpsB gene encoding 30S ribosomal protein S2 — MHSGATNADADRAPVEVSLQTLLQAGVHFGHQTSRWNPRMAPYLYAVKNGIHIINLPKTLQCWQYARKVIVDTTSRGGSVLFVGTKKQAQDVIIEEAKRCGAFYVARRWLGGMITNFSTIRNSIERLKKLEALLADETERRKYTKKELLLMEREIVKLEFSLGGIREMYAPPKLVFVIDTKREEIAVKEAHRLDIPVVALVDTNCDPDVIDYPIPSNDDATRAIRLFCQAVGDAVNEGRSIYSERAQIMRGKSDEVNSDSGLDKTPVA; from the coding sequence ATGCATAGCGGCGCAACCAATGCTGATGCAGATCGCGCTCCAGTCGAAGTCAGCTTGCAGACACTTCTACAAGCCGGTGTACACTTCGGACACCAAACCTCGCGCTGGAATCCGCGCATGGCTCCATATCTCTACGCAGTAAAGAATGGCATCCATATTATTAATCTGCCCAAGACATTACAGTGTTGGCAATACGCGCGCAAAGTCATCGTCGATACAACAAGTCGTGGTGGTTCAGTGCTTTTTGTCGGCACTAAAAAACAAGCCCAAGATGTAATCATCGAAGAAGCTAAGCGTTGCGGCGCTTTCTATGTCGCACGTCGCTGGCTTGGTGGAATGATCACTAACTTTTCAACTATTCGCAACAGTATCGAACGCTTGAAAAAACTCGAAGCGCTACTTGCTGACGAAACCGAACGTCGCAAATATACCAAAAAAGAACTACTTTTAATGGAGCGCGAGATCGTCAAGCTCGAATTCTCTCTTGGCGGTATCCGCGAAATGTATGCCCCACCAAAGCTAGTTTTCGTGATTGATACTAAGCGTGAAGAAATCGCCGTGAAAGAAGCGCATCGCTTGGATATTCCAGTAGTCGCCCTGGTTGACACTAACTGTGACCCTGACGTGATCGACTACCCAATCCCTTCAAACGATGATGCAACTCGCGCAATTCGCTTGTTCTGCCAAGCTGTCGGCGATGCCGTCAACGAAGGCCGCTCGATCTACAGCGAACGCGCACAAATCATGCGCGGAAAAAGCGACGAAGTTAACTCGGACTCCGGTTTAGATAAAACTCCAGTCGCTTAA
- the murJ gene encoding murein biosynthesis integral membrane protein MurJ, whose amino-acid sequence MSTEETPKTKPSLFKASGSVGLSTLLSRVLGLFRDMLIAKTFGAGAQTDAFFVAFRIPNLLRSLLAEGSLSTAFMPVLAEEERKSHEAAVQAVRAILSFMTIITIVLSIIGMFYAKELTLLFAPGFGEGTAKTELASYLLRIMFPYLVLVTLLALAGGVLNAHGSFALPALGPAIMNLVMLISMLLIPGNAGIEALAWSVLLGGVIALAPQVYLTYRKGFSLRWASPLSNPAVGKVCKLMLPAVFSSSLYQILIFINTLLASLLIERSISWLFYADRLFQFPIGVFSLAIATALLPSLSRRAAAGDIQGLGDEICGALRWTVFIAAPATAGLIILGEPIIRTLFERGQFSAYDTTQSARALVAYCIGIIPASCQSILIRSFLAQKRVGVATAINSASVVVNILLALMLLGPAQTESVTLLSKYLASFAEALNLLPLGHVGLALAWSLATWFACILSALMLRKVGVKLNLAELLHSFSRTFVATNAMSAALITLMRLDAPSVFLVFIGIPLGAIIYWASGLMLNSSESLATKEVSYEYLRKWKRKN is encoded by the coding sequence ATGAGCACAGAAGAAACCCCAAAAACGAAGCCATCCCTTTTTAAGGCCTCAGGTAGTGTCGGATTATCGACGCTATTGAGCCGTGTTCTGGGGCTTTTTAGGGATATGTTAATTGCTAAGACGTTCGGGGCTGGCGCTCAGACTGATGCGTTTTTTGTTGCATTTAGAATTCCCAATTTATTGCGTTCGTTACTTGCGGAAGGTTCGCTTTCGACGGCGTTTATGCCAGTGCTAGCAGAGGAAGAGCGTAAGTCGCACGAGGCAGCCGTGCAAGCTGTGCGGGCGATTTTATCGTTTATGACGATTATTACGATTGTACTTTCAATTATTGGAATGTTTTATGCCAAAGAGCTGACGTTGTTATTTGCACCTGGTTTTGGGGAAGGCACTGCAAAGACGGAGCTAGCTTCATATTTACTACGGATTATGTTTCCGTATCTTGTGCTGGTTACGTTGCTGGCGTTGGCCGGAGGGGTATTAAACGCGCATGGTTCGTTTGCCTTACCAGCGCTTGGACCGGCGATCATGAATCTTGTGATGTTGATCTCAATGCTTTTAATTCCAGGGAATGCTGGGATTGAGGCTTTGGCTTGGTCAGTCTTGTTGGGGGGAGTGATTGCGTTAGCGCCGCAGGTCTATCTAACGTATCGAAAAGGGTTTTCGTTGCGCTGGGCCTCGCCTTTGAGTAATCCGGCAGTGGGCAAAGTCTGCAAGTTAATGTTGCCTGCGGTATTTAGTTCTTCGCTGTATCAAATATTAATTTTCATTAACACCCTACTTGCTTCGCTTTTAATTGAGCGGAGTATTTCCTGGTTATTTTACGCTGACCGTCTATTTCAATTTCCGATTGGCGTTTTTTCTTTAGCGATTGCTACTGCCTTGCTGCCTTCACTTTCACGGCGTGCAGCTGCTGGCGACATACAAGGTTTAGGGGATGAAATTTGCGGGGCTTTGCGTTGGACAGTTTTTATTGCAGCGCCAGCGACTGCAGGTTTAATTATTCTTGGCGAACCGATTATTCGGACGCTTTTTGAGCGGGGTCAGTTTAGTGCATATGATACGACGCAGTCGGCGCGAGCGCTTGTGGCTTATTGCATTGGAATTATTCCTGCAAGTTGTCAGAGTATTTTGATTCGATCATTCTTGGCGCAAAAGCGCGTTGGTGTGGCAACGGCGATCAATTCAGCAAGTGTGGTGGTAAATATTCTGCTGGCCTTGATGCTGCTTGGTCCGGCACAGACTGAAAGCGTAACGCTACTTTCTAAATATTTGGCGAGTTTTGCTGAAGCGTTAAATTTATTACCGCTTGGTCATGTTGGACTTGCGCTGGCTTGGAGTCTGGCGACTTGGTTTGCCTGTATTTTATCGGCGCTAATGCTGCGAAAGGTTGGGGTTAAGCTTAACCTGGCTGAGTTATTGCATTCCTTTTCACGAACTTTTGTGGCGACAAATGCGATGTCTGCGGCTTTAATTACGTTAATGCGGTTGGATGCACCGTCAGTGTTTTTGGTATTTATTGGGATTCCCTTAGGCGCGATAATTTACTGGGCGAGTGGATTAATGCTAAACTCGAGTGAGAGTTTAGCGACGAAAGAAGTTAGTTATGAGTATCTGAGAAAATGGAAAAGAAAAAACTAA
- a CDS encoding transposase — MPKNPKCFFNNTVIELCSSIQEGLPLATTAYLAVIIEGILAAAAKQCPVTICHYMFMGNHFHLIAIVNNPEDVPRFMRYIKCELSHAINRLLGRSQRNVWVSDYDSIVILDLRKALERIAYLYLNPVSADLVEKVSEYPGVSSYQALLKGQMTKSCKNVSRDAILPLPEAEMSLAAQADFADSLLKGKGKKYSLTVSPWAFLACFKRADNTSVKHFKEELLKTISDREHGQKIRRKRPVLGAHALKLRSIKTSYSSKRSGLKMFCISSNAELRTAFITWFKDRVVFAREAFLAWKFGNFQLRPPPGFFSPGGSLLASALLPFQIA, encoded by the coding sequence ATGCCTAAAAACCCCAAGTGTTTTTTTAACAATACCGTCATAGAACTCTGCAGTAGCATTCAAGAAGGTCTACCTCTAGCAACAACAGCATATCTTGCTGTAATCATTGAGGGAATTTTAGCAGCCGCAGCTAAGCAGTGTCCAGTAACCATTTGTCACTACATGTTCATGGGAAACCATTTCCATCTCATTGCAATCGTAAATAATCCTGAAGATGTGCCTAGGTTCATGCGGTATATCAAATGTGAACTTAGCCACGCGATTAACCGGCTATTGGGCCGAAGTCAGCGTAACGTCTGGGTTTCTGATTATGACTCAATAGTGATACTTGATTTAAGAAAAGCCCTAGAAAGGATTGCATATCTTTACCTAAATCCTGTCAGCGCAGATTTAGTCGAAAAAGTCTCTGAATATCCGGGAGTCTCGAGTTATCAGGCCTTACTCAAAGGCCAAATGACTAAATCGTGCAAGAATGTTTCAAGAGATGCCATTCTACCGTTACCAGAAGCTGAAATGAGTTTAGCAGCTCAGGCAGACTTTGCCGATTCGCTACTTAAGGGTAAGGGGAAGAAATATTCACTAACCGTATCACCGTGGGCTTTCTTAGCTTGCTTTAAGCGAGCTGATAATACTAGCGTTAAGCACTTCAAGGAAGAACTACTGAAGACCATAAGCGATCGCGAACATGGGCAAAAAATTAGACGCAAGCGGCCGGTCTTAGGGGCGCATGCACTCAAACTTCGAAGCATCAAAACTAGTTATTCATCCAAACGTTCAGGTCTAAAAATGTTTTGTATTTCTTCGAACGCTGAACTTAGAACAGCCTTTATTACTTGGTTCAAAGATCGTGTTGTGTTCGCTCGTGAAGCATTCTTGGCATGGAAATTTGGTAACTTTCAGCTAAGACCTCCTCCAGGCTTTTTTTCGCCAGGTGGGAGTCTCCTAGCAAGCGCACTCCTACCTTTCCAAATCGCATAA